The Rhinolophus ferrumequinum isolate MPI-CBG mRhiFer1 unplaced genomic scaffold, mRhiFer1_v1.p scaffold_11_arrow_ctg1, whole genome shotgun sequence genome includes a region encoding these proteins:
- the ZNF75D gene encoding zinc finger protein 75D, whose translation MSHIGEKLFLGQIMMRHMKVNACLYPHMEALWETKESVKESTRQSKKSNPQMDSLGPESARQHFRSFCYREAPGPLEAVSHLQELCHQWLRPEIHSKEQILELLVLEQFLTILPRDTQNWVQRHHPQSIKEAVALVKGFQREPCGISNEVTVHDMGKEAVFLGGTAVAPGFKWKPAEPQPMGVFQKECCNTYRVLQEQLGWNTHKETQPVHEKAVPVQQIVAFSEQKSTQNWKMASELILHESQSLLTFEDVAVSFSEEEWKLMNNTQKILYNDVMQENYETVISLGLKLKNDTGNEQPISTSTLEIQASGCKVLRKARMKVAQKTTGKENHGGTHKVQKRPRAFIGKKRKKLSTCKQELPKRMDLHRKGHAGEKPFKCQECEKGFRVSSDLIKHQRIHTEEKPYKCHQCDKRFRWSSDLNKHLMAHQGIKPYRCSWCGKSFSHNTNLHTHLRIHTGEKPFKCHECGKRFIQNSHLIKHQRTHTGEQPYSCSICRRNFSRRSSLLRHQKLHRRRESCPVSPV comes from the exons ATGTCACACATAGGAGAAAAACTGTTCCTAGGGCAAATTATGATGAGACATATGAAGGTGAATGCATGCTTGTATCCACACATGGAGGCTTTGTGGGAGACTAAGGAGTCTGTGAAAGAAAGCACCCGTCAGAGTAAGAAATCCAACCCACAGATGGACAGTCTTGGTCCTGAGAGTGCTCGCCAGCACTTTCGAAGCTTCTGTTATCGTGAAGCACCTGGACCGCTTGAAGCTGTCAGCCATCTTCAGGAATTATGCCATCAGTGGCTAAGGCCAGAGATCCACTCAAAAGAACAGATCTTGGAACTGCTGGTGCTAGAGCAGTTCCTGACCATTCTTCCCAGGGATACCCAGAACTGGGTGCAGAGGCATCATCCACAGAGCATCAAAGAGGCTGTGGCCCTGGTGAAAGGCTTTCAGAGGGAACCTTGTGGAATAAGTAATGAG GTCACAGTCCATGACATGGGAAAAGAGGCAGTGTTCTTGGGAGGAACAGCAGTGGCCCCAGGCTTTAAGTGGAAGCCAGCAGAGCCCCAACCAATGGGTGTGTTCCAGAAAGAATGTTGTAATACATACCGGGTACTGCAAGAACAGCTTGGCTGGAATACTCACAAAGAAACCCAACCTGTACATGAAAAAG CTGTGCCTGTTCAACAGATTGTAGCCTTTTCTGAGCAGAAAAGCACCCAAAACTGGAAGATGGCATCTGAGCTCATCTTACACGAGTCCCAG AGTTTGTTGACATTTGAAGATGTGGCCGTGTCTTTTTCCGAGGAGGAGTGGAAATTAATGAACAATACTCAGAAGATCCTCTACAATGATGTAATGCAGGAAAACTATGAGACTGTCATCTCTCTAG GGTTAAAGCTCAAAAATGACACTGGAAATGAGCAGCCTATATCTACTTCTACATTAGAAATACAAGCATCAGGATGCAAAGTATTGAGAAAGGCCAGAATGAAAGTTGCCCAGAAAACAACTGGCAAAGAAAATCATGGTGGCACACACAAGGTACAGAAACGGCCTCGAGCTTTTatagggaagaaaagaaagaaactttcaaCTTGTAAACAAGAGCTTCCAAAACGTATGGATCTTCACAGGAAAGGCCATGCAGGAGAGAAACCTTTTAAATGTCAGGAATGTGAAAAAGGCTTCAGAGTTAGCTCTGACCTTATTAAGcaccagagaattcacactgAAGAGAAGCCCTATAAATGTCACCAATGTGATAAGAGGTTTAGATGGAGTTCAGATCTTAACAAGCACTTAATGGCACACCAAGGAATAAAACCATATAGATGCTCATGGTGTGGGAAAAGCTTCAGTCATAACACAAATCTACACACACACCTAagaattcacacaggagagaagccctTTAAATGTCATGAATGTGGGAAAAGATTCATTCAGAACTCACACCTTATTAAACACCAGAGAACCCACACAGGTGAGCAACCTTATTCCTGTAGCATATGCAGGAGAAATTTCAGCAGGCGGTCAAGCCTTCTTAGACACCAGAAGCTCCACAGGAGAAGGGAATCGTGTCCAGTGTCTCCAGTCTGA